A window of the Haloarcula litorea genome harbors these coding sequences:
- a CDS encoding Gfo/Idh/MocA family protein, with protein sequence MTERIGFVGTGATPDDPDEEGFAMAYRHARGYERIDDCELVACADIVRENAEQFAETFDVPHVYEDYERMLDEAAPDVVSVCVPPDVHADVVLGIADHGGPDAVHCEKPMATEWPDCRRMGEACESADIRLTFNHQRRMGPVFREAKRLLDDGAIGDLRQLEWSAKNLFDAGTHMFDLSAFYTDQTPVEWVLAGIEYSDENRQFGVHNENQAVAHWRYESGVDGLARTGWGSDGVGARFRLVGADGTVEVGADDGPPLRYRNDETSGWSTVDVGETEWGNRKFVTYRGYVRWGVEAGLRRATEYLPVGDPTDYEYPTHIDRAIESVVTAVREDAESELSWRNAIESTEVVFAAWESARRRGRVALPLEIDDNPLEEMVADGRLAVDPEGT encoded by the coding sequence ATGACGGAGCGAATCGGGTTCGTCGGTACGGGTGCGACGCCGGACGACCCCGACGAGGAGGGGTTCGCGATGGCGTACCGGCACGCTCGGGGGTACGAGCGCATCGACGACTGCGAACTGGTCGCCTGTGCGGACATCGTCCGGGAGAACGCCGAACAGTTCGCCGAGACCTTCGACGTGCCACACGTCTACGAGGACTACGAGCGGATGCTCGACGAGGCAGCCCCGGACGTCGTGAGCGTCTGTGTCCCGCCCGACGTCCACGCCGACGTCGTGCTCGGAATCGCCGACCACGGCGGGCCGGACGCGGTCCACTGCGAGAAGCCGATGGCGACCGAGTGGCCCGACTGCCGGCGGATGGGCGAGGCCTGCGAGTCGGCTGACATCCGGCTGACATTCAATCACCAGCGACGGATGGGGCCGGTGTTCCGGGAGGCCAAGCGCCTGCTCGACGACGGCGCGATCGGCGACCTGCGACAGCTGGAGTGGTCGGCGAAGAACCTCTTCGACGCCGGGACCCACATGTTCGACCTCTCGGCGTTCTACACCGACCAGACGCCCGTAGAGTGGGTCCTTGCGGGGATCGAGTACAGCGACGAGAACAGGCAGTTCGGCGTCCACAACGAGAACCAGGCGGTGGCACACTGGCGCTACGAGAGCGGCGTCGACGGGCTCGCCAGGACCGGCTGGGGCAGCGACGGCGTGGGTGCCCGGTTCCGCCTGGTCGGGGCCGACGGGACCGTCGAGGTCGGGGCCGACGACGGCCCGCCGCTCCGCTACCGGAACGACGAGACGAGCGGGTGGTCGACCGTCGACGTCGGGGAGACGGAGTGGGGCAACCGGAAGTTCGTCACCTACCGCGGCTACGTCCGGTGGGGCGTCGAGGCCGGCCTCCGACGGGCGACAGAGTACCTCCCCGTCGGTGACCCGACGGACTACGAGTACCCCACCCACATCGACCGTGCGATCGAGTCGGTCGTGACGGCCGTCCGCGAGGACGCCGAATCGGAGCTCTCCTGGCGCAACGCCATCGAGTCGACCGAAGTGGTGTTCGCGGCCTGGGAGTCCGCCCGTCGCCGTGGTCGCGTCGCGCTCCCGCTGGAGATCGACGACAACCCGCTGGAGGAGATGGTCGCGGACGGTCGACTCGCGGTCGACCCGGAGGGGACGTAG
- a CDS encoding FG-GAP repeat domain-containing protein, producing MADRSPTARRDDGPSTNGVGSDDAVPTFRHERIDPDPPSDRLFCCLTEDLTGNGLPDLVVGGMGADPVETPVPGLSLDRHSLPGAALSKLGLETDLFWYENPGWERHAMTDAAALRLLGGTFADVEGNGRRDLFVGQGYGRDAIYRFERPEDPREVWPHEVVRADYSKYHDLAFGDVDGDGEPELVGLSQESDTVFYYDVPADPSETPWPDGTRHVVDEGVSLEGLRVVDVDGDGDPELVAGTNVYRRRGPDDWERERVAEGWDWTRVAVADLDGDGDLELVFSEGDSPVLGTHPGRVAWFDPPDWECHLLDDGLFNPHTLEVADFDGSGRPDVYVAEMGLDQHSDPWHFLYRNEGGGEFSRHIVERGVPTHEARAADLTGNGRPDVIGKSYEPDPHVDVWYNEG from the coding sequence ATGGCGGACCGCTCGCCGACCGCCCGACGGGACGACGGGCCGTCGACGAACGGCGTCGGCTCCGACGACGCGGTCCCGACGTTCCGCCACGAGCGGATCGATCCGGACCCGCCGAGCGACCGGCTGTTCTGCTGTCTCACGGAGGACCTGACGGGGAACGGGCTGCCGGACCTCGTCGTCGGCGGGATGGGTGCGGACCCGGTGGAGACGCCGGTCCCGGGGCTGTCGCTGGACCGCCACTCGCTGCCGGGCGCTGCCCTCAGCAAACTGGGGCTGGAGACGGACCTGTTCTGGTACGAGAACCCCGGGTGGGAGCGCCACGCGATGACCGACGCGGCCGCACTCCGGCTGCTGGGCGGGACCTTCGCCGACGTCGAGGGGAACGGCCGACGCGACCTGTTCGTCGGCCAGGGGTACGGCCGGGACGCGATCTACCGGTTCGAGCGTCCCGAGGACCCGCGCGAGGTCTGGCCCCACGAGGTCGTCCGGGCGGACTACTCGAAGTACCACGACCTCGCGTTCGGCGACGTGGACGGGGACGGCGAGCCGGAGCTCGTCGGGCTCTCACAGGAGAGCGACACCGTGTTCTACTACGACGTGCCCGCGGACCCCTCGGAGACGCCGTGGCCCGACGGGACGCGACACGTCGTCGACGAGGGCGTCTCGCTGGAGGGGTTGCGGGTCGTCGACGTGGACGGGGACGGCGACCCGGAACTCGTCGCGGGCACGAACGTCTACCGCCGGCGCGGCCCGGACGACTGGGAGCGCGAACGGGTCGCCGAGGGGTGGGACTGGACCCGGGTGGCCGTCGCGGACCTCGACGGGGACGGCGACCTCGAACTGGTCTTCAGCGAGGGGGACTCGCCCGTGCTCGGGACCCACCCCGGCCGCGTCGCGTGGTTCGATCCCCCCGACTGGGAGTGCCACCTGCTCGACGACGGGCTGTTCAATCCGCACACGCTCGAAGTCGCCGACTTCGACGGCTCGGGCCGGCCCGACGTCTACGTCGCCGAGATGGGACTGGACCAGCACAGCGACCCGTGGCACTTCCTCTACCGGAACGAGGGCGGCGGCGAGTTCAGCCGCCACATCGTCGAACGCGGGGTCCCGACTCACGAGGCGCGAGCGGCAGACCTGACGGGGAACGGTCGGCCGGACGTGATCGGGAAGTCCTACGAGCCCGACCCGCACGTCGACGTCTGGTACAACGAGGGGTGA
- a CDS encoding glycosyltransferase, producing the protein MDTASGRHRTRGVDGGEIDADLDVLMVPLPGSYSDELVAELESRGVSVETREGFFRILSGIYHEGVPDVVHLHFLGQFVSRTRYDTVLVPLLFGARLLVELLVAKALGVRLVWTVHNLYRHEAKHPRVERGFRHLTARLVDRLIVHCDTAADIIVDEYRLPPEIRAKIRTVPHGNYLPRYPDEIDDDEARRRLGVDDETRTLLYFGHIRWYKNVDGLIETFKRIDDPDAELLVVGNPFDDEIEATVSSLAAGDDRIRTVLEFVPDEEIQTYMRAADVVVLPFNDVLTSGSLILGMTFERPVVAPDTGCAGELLDEAGGFPYDPADPDGLERSLRSALDADLSGMGAYNFETVEPLDWSWIGRRTVEIYTE; encoded by the coding sequence ATGGACACGGCCAGCGGCCGGCATCGCACCCGAGGCGTCGACGGCGGCGAGATCGATGCAGACCTGGACGTGTTGATGGTCCCGCTCCCCGGGAGTTACAGCGACGAACTCGTCGCCGAACTCGAATCTCGGGGCGTGTCCGTCGAGACCCGGGAGGGATTCTTCCGTATCCTCTCGGGGATCTACCACGAGGGAGTGCCCGACGTGGTCCACCTCCACTTCCTCGGTCAGTTCGTCTCGCGGACGCGGTACGACACCGTCCTCGTTCCCCTCCTCTTCGGGGCGAGACTGCTCGTCGAACTCCTCGTCGCGAAGGCGCTCGGCGTGCGGCTGGTCTGGACCGTCCACAACCTCTACAGGCACGAGGCCAAGCACCCCCGGGTGGAACGGGGTTTCAGGCACCTCACCGCCCGGCTGGTCGACCGACTCATCGTCCACTGTGACACGGCCGCGGACATCATCGTTGACGAGTACCGGCTCCCGCCGGAGATCAGGGCGAAGATACGGACCGTCCCGCACGGGAACTACCTGCCGCGCTACCCCGACGAGATCGACGACGACGAGGCGAGGCGGCGGCTCGGGGTCGACGACGAGACCCGGACGCTGCTCTACTTCGGCCACATCCGGTGGTACAAGAACGTCGACGGCCTGATCGAGACGTTCAAGCGGATCGACGACCCGGACGCCGAACTGCTCGTCGTGGGGAACCCCTTCGACGACGAGATCGAGGCGACGGTCTCCTCGCTGGCCGCCGGCGACGACCGGATCCGGACCGTCCTCGAGTTCGTCCCGGACGAGGAGATCCAGACCTATATGCGGGCCGCAGACGTGGTCGTGCTGCCGTTCAACGACGTTCTGACCTCCGGGAGCCTGATCCTCGGGATGACCTTCGAACGCCCCGTGGTCGCGCCCGACACCGGCTGTGCCGGCGAACTGCTTGACGAGGCGGGCGGCTTCCCGTACGATCCGGCCGATCCCGACGGCCTCGAGCGGTCCCTCCGGAGCGCGCTCGACGCCGACCTCTCGGGGATGGGTGCCTACAACTTCGAGACGGTCGAACCGCTGGACTGGTCGTGGATCGGGAGACGGACGGTCGAGATCTATACCGAGTGA
- a CDS encoding CgeB family protein, protein MDRPDAASLDATDRNDPLRILSVVSTIDLGENVGCTPAWWQLHKALHECGNEVIVTPYLGDDVESPWWRTRENPCYWESRLYKAVADRLDLSAGSDAGTEGLVQTLTNGWTKRRWQSHLDEVVEEERPDVVLFFNVPLNQIGGLPSRLRDRYDVPVVYYDGDMPTILPEHVEERGFRFNYYDGADLTEYDAFVTNSEGVHDRLRSMGARAVHSVHYGVDPGVYAPVDVPYEYDVSFFGSGAAFREERTRNMITKPARQLDADFVVGGRGYEIDLGDVERAGWIPVNGFRRFCNSARINLNITREGHRTVYKSSTSRPFELAAMGCCVVSDPYDGLGEWFDIGEEMYVAETAEEAMDLYEWLLDDDELREATGRKARERVLADHTFRDRANELVDILRQQ, encoded by the coding sequence ATGGACCGACCCGATGCGGCGTCGCTCGACGCGACCGACCGGAACGATCCACTTCGCATTCTGAGTGTCGTCTCGACGATCGATCTCGGGGAGAACGTCGGCTGTACGCCGGCCTGGTGGCAGCTGCACAAGGCCCTCCACGAGTGCGGGAACGAGGTGATCGTGACGCCGTACCTCGGCGACGACGTGGAGTCGCCGTGGTGGCGGACCCGCGAGAACCCCTGCTACTGGGAGAGCCGGCTGTACAAGGCCGTCGCCGACCGGCTGGACCTCTCGGCCGGGTCGGACGCGGGCACCGAGGGACTGGTCCAGACGCTGACCAACGGCTGGACCAAGCGCCGGTGGCAGTCCCACCTCGACGAGGTCGTCGAGGAGGAGCGTCCGGACGTGGTCCTCTTCTTCAACGTCCCCCTGAACCAGATCGGCGGGCTCCCGAGTCGACTCCGGGACCGCTACGACGTCCCGGTGGTCTACTACGACGGCGACATGCCGACGATCCTCCCGGAACACGTCGAGGAGCGCGGGTTCCGGTTCAACTACTACGACGGCGCGGACCTGACGGAGTACGACGCGTTCGTCACCAACTCCGAGGGCGTCCACGACCGGCTCCGGTCGATGGGGGCGCGGGCGGTCCACTCCGTCCACTACGGCGTCGACCCCGGGGTCTACGCACCCGTCGACGTGCCCTACGAGTACGACGTGTCGTTCTTCGGGAGCGGCGCGGCCTTCCGCGAGGAACGGACCCGGAACATGATCACGAAGCCCGCCCGGCAGCTGGACGCCGACTTCGTCGTCGGCGGCCGCGGCTACGAGATCGATCTCGGGGACGTCGAGCGGGCCGGGTGGATCCCCGTCAACGGCTTCCGGCGGTTCTGCAACAGCGCCCGGATCAACCTCAACATCACCCGCGAGGGCCACCGGACGGTGTACAAGTCCTCCACCTCCCGACCGTTCGAGCTCGCCGCGATGGGGTGTTGTGTCGTCTCGGACCCCTACGACGGACTCGGCGAGTGGTTCGACATCGGCGAGGAGATGTACGTCGCGGAGACGGCCGAGGAGGCGATGGACCTCTACGAGTGGCTGCTGGACGACGACGAGCTACGTGAGGCGACCGGTCGGAAGGCCCGCGAGCGCGTCCTCGCGGACCACACGTTCCGCGACCGGGCGAACGAACTCGTCGACATCCTGCGACAGCAGTAG